A part of Carcharodon carcharias isolate sCarCar2 chromosome 6, sCarCar2.pri, whole genome shotgun sequence genomic DNA contains:
- the LOC121278757 gene encoding endogenous retrovirus group PABLB member 1 Env polyprotein-like yields the protein MTGEEVKDLTNFHNWSDNAESNMFKGRFRRSPPANGWNYTNHEIRIKPPQELINATCWCSNLATGTYNLGNSSCENTISTSPGSYDPQNGTFWVCGEKAYPWLPGMAQLSSFFHQDNRSLGKGATTPTWSGCCYLAYLNPYLRHRRDISESERFWMIAIPSYGAARNSREIINLAAALGKLANSTADALLETQKQISATTTEMIALCLTALQNRMALDFLLAEKGGTCAMIGSECCTYVPNVSENITNLGQHVMDKVQEIKKESWGKIE from the coding sequence ATGACTGGGGAAGAAGTGAAGGATCTCACAAATTTCCACAACTGGTCAGATAATGCAGAATCCAATATGTTCAAGGGACGGTTCCGTCGCTCTCCACCTGCTAATGGGTGGAACTATACAAATCATGAGATAAGAATCAAGCCTCCTCAGGAACTGATAAACGCCACCTGTTGGTGTTCGAACCTTGCAACCGGTACCTATAACCTGGGAAACAGTAGTTGCGAAAACACCATATCTACTAGCCCTGGTAGTTATGACCCTCAAAATGGTACGTTTTGGGTTTGTGGGGAAAAAGCATACCCCTGGTTGCCTGGGATGGCGCAATTATCTTCCTTCTTTCATCAAGATAACAGAAGTTTGGGCAAGGGCGCTACCACTCCCACCTGgagtggttgctgctacctagcatATTTGAATCCCTATCTTCGACATCGCCGTGACATCTCGGAATCTGAACGATTCTGGATGATTGCAATCCCCTCTTATGGAGCTGCTCGTAATTCCCGAGAGATTATCAACCTGGCAGCTGCACTTGGAAAATTAGCTAATTCAACGGCTGATGCTTTGCttgagacacagaaacagatttcAGCTACCACTACTGAAATGATAGCCCTATGCCTGACTGCCTTACAAAATAGAATGGCCCTTGATTTCCTCCTAGCTGAAAAAGGTGGCACTTGTGCCATGATAGGTTCAGAGTGCTGCACTTATGTGCCTAATGTTTCTGAGAACATTACTAACCTGGGACAGCATGTTATGGATAAAGTgcaagaaataaagaaagaaagttgGGGAAAGATTGAGTAA